The Elusimicrobiota bacterium genome includes the window GTTAAAGGGAAAAAAATATTTCCCATTTCTTGCGCTACCGGCGAAGGAATTAAGGATCTTTTGAAAGAAATAGTAAAAACATTGAACACTCCCGTAAAAGAAGAAGAGATTGTTGCGGAATCCGTAAGAAAATATGTTTATGAGCCTGATTTTATAATTGCTAAAAGAGATGATATTTTTCACATTGAAGGATCTAAAGTAAAGAAACTTGCAGAGATGACTGTTTTTAAAGAAGAGGAAGCGTTGAGAAGGTTCCAAAATATTTTAAAGAAGATGGGTGTTGAAAAAGCTTTAGAAGAAAAAGGAATAGAAGAGGGAGATATTGTAAAAATAGGAAAATTTGAATTTGTGCACAAAAAGTGACAAAACTTTTTATTTAAAATCTTATTATTGACTAGAGCTTATATTTTATTGTAAAATCAAGCGAAGAAGTTATTCGCTTTTCTATTTAAATCGGGTCCGCCTGGTCTGTCTCGCTCCTTTGGAGCGGACAAGAGAGGCGAGACATCGCTCGCCTCGATTCGGCGAAGCGTGCCCATAGAAAATGGGCGTGGAGAAAAATATGCCAAAAAAAGCAAAAAGCAGAGAAGAAAGGATGTTTGATAGGCACGAGGGGGAACTGCCGATAAAGGTTCGCTTCGGAGACTCCAACACATTCAGAAACGAGTCCATGAACAATATAAGTTTAGGCGGAATGTCCTTTAGGTCCAGCATGTATTTTGAACCAGGAACCGAACTAAAAGTTAGAGCTATAACGCTTGAAAATGCTCCTGAAGTTGAAGGAAAGGTTGTTTGGTGCAAAAGAAATAGAAACAGTTATAACGTTGGCGTTGAATTCCATGAACCGGAAGCAAAGTTCGGTATACGCTTACTTGAACAGCTTTTTCATATTGAAAACTATAGGCGTCAGGTTAAGAAAGAAGAAGGCAGAGATTTAACCCGGGAAGAAGCTGCTGCTGAATGGATCAGAAAATACGCCGGTACGCCCTAAACAGTTACCAGTCATCAGTGACCAGTTGCCAGTAAAAGGCTTATAAGATTAGGAAATTAGCCCGCATTGCATAAGACAATGGCGGGTTTTTCTTTGGAATATTTGTCCCGAAGGGACAGCATGTTTTCAACGTGCTGGGCTAACCCCGTACCATTTTTTGAGTGTTCAAAGAAAATATATGCACGATTTCTATCGGCTTCTTATTTAAAGCACTTCATTTTTAAATACTTTTTAATGGTGCGGCACTCCGTGCAGATTTTTTTGTTGAAAAATCTGGGTTGAAAATTCAATGATAAAAATATACAATCAGAACATCTTTTCAAGAGGCGTTTTTATGGCTGAGAAAAATTGTTCAAAAGAAAAAAATAAAAAGAAGTGTAATTGTACTTACGAATCCTGTCCGAGAAAAGGAATTTGCTGCGAGTGTATTGAATACCACTGGTTTAGTTCAAAAGAACTGCCAGCATGCTTTTTTACTAAAGATGCCGAAAAAACTTATGACCGTTCGCTTGAAAATTTCTTAAAAACCTGGAGCAAAAAATAAATAAGGGACATAAAAGTCTTTGTACCTTTGATTGCGATGATTATAAAAGAGATTGCAGTGATTAGTATAATTTATAATCTCTGTAATCCTACTGTTATCTGTGTAATCTGGTTAAAATAATGTATAAAAAGTATTTTTCTTTATGGGTTCCCGTCTTAATATGGTGTTCAGTCATATTTTTCTTTTCAAGTATTCCGAATCTTAAAACGGAATTCGGATTTTGGGATTTAATATTAAGAAAAGCAGCTCATATAACTGAGTACGCAATACTATTTTTGCTTTTAAGAAGAGCCGTAGCCCGCACTTATCCGGATTTGAAAGACATTTCTGTTTATTTTATTTCCGGAATTTTTTCAATTCTTTATGCATTTTCGGACGAGTTTCACCAATATTTTGTTGTTACCAGAGGCCCTTCTTTAGCCGATGTGATGATAGATTCAATCGGCGGTTTGATTGGTTTGGCGGCATACCTCTATTGGAAAAAAGTCAGTTTAGGGAATAACAAATGAAACTTGGAATAGCAGGCCTTCCGAATGTCGGTAAATCCACTTTGTTCAACGCTCTTACAAAGGGTAAAGCGTTAATAGCAAATTATCCTTTTACAACCATTGAGCCCAATGTCGGCATCGTTGCGATTCCGGATAAAAGGCTGGCTTTTTTGGCTGATCTTTTTCAAAAGAAAAAAGTTAATGCGGCTGTTGAGTTTTTTGATATTGCAGGACTGGTTAAAGGCGCGTCAAAGGGGGAAGGGCTGGGAAATAAGTTTTTAGGAAATATTAGAGAGTGCGAGGCAATTGTTGAGGTTGTTAGATGTTTTGAAGACAAAAATGTATCTCACATAATGGGACAGATTGATCCGTTGCGCGATATTGAAATTATAAGCACTGAGCTTATTTTAGCCGATTTGGAAACCATACAAACAAGGCTTGAAAAACTGAATAGAAGCGTGAAATCGGGCGATCATAAAATTTTAGTAGAGGATGAATTCGCAAAAAGGCTAGACAAACATCTTGAATCCGGAAATCCTGCAAGAACTTTTGCGGTTAAGGAAGAGGAAAAGGAATTTTTTAAGGAATATTTTTTATTGACCGCAAAACCAATACTTTACGTATGCAATGTTGATGAAACATTTTTTCCCGCAATGAAGAATAACTTTTTTGATAAAATAACGCAACTTGCAAAAGAAAAAGGCGGAGAAGCAGTTCCGATTAGCGCCAAAATGGAAGATGAGCTTCAGGAACTTAACGAAAGCGATCAGCTTTCTTTTTTGAAGGATTTTGGATTAGAAGAATCAGGGCTTAACAGGTTAATTCATTCAAGTTATTCTCTGCTGAATTTGCTGACTTTTTACACGGTTATTAGAGAAGAATGTCACGCCTGGACTGTTGAAAAAGATACTCATGCTCCTCAGGCTGCAGGAAAAATTCATACTGATTTTGAGAAAGGTTTTATAAAAGCTGAGGTAATGCATTTTGATGATTTTAAAAAACTCGGATCTCATAATGCCGTTAAGGATGCGGGGCTTGTGCATATTGAAGGAAGGGACTATATTGTAAAGGATGGGGATATAATTGAATTTAAATTTCACATTGCAAAGGAATAAAAATGGAATCTTTAAGCGAACTCATTAACAAAAGAAGAAGCATAAGGAAATATCTTGAAAGAGAAGTTGAAAAAGAAAAAATAGAGTCGCTGATAGAGTCTGCGCGCATGGCTCCTTCAGCCTGTAATGCTCAACCCTGGCGTATAGTGGTAGTGAAAGACAAAAAACTTAAAGACGAATTAATCGCCAAAGGACTTGGGGGTTTTGTTGTTCCTAATTCATGGGCAAAAACCGCGCCAGTAATTGTTGTTGTGTGCTCGGATTTAAGTTTTTTTACTCACACTATGGCGGAAAGGGTTCAAGGCGTTCAGTATCATCTGATTGATATAGGAATTTGCATGGAACATATGGCGCTGAAAGCTGTTGAATTGGGCTTGGGTACTTGTTACATAGGCTGGTTTAACGGCAAACAAATTTTAAAAATGTTGAATTTACCTTCAAGCTGGAAAGTTGAGTGTCTTTTAACTTTAGGATATCCTGCAGAAATTCCTGACGCAACTCCGCGGAAACCTCTAAATGAAATATCAATCATAAAATAAATATACCGTTACCACCGCGTAGGTGGTAACGGTTGGTTTGATGAGGGATGAATGAGAAAGGATTTGTTAGTCACTGACCAAATTTACCATGTATTTTCGAGAAGCATTGCAGGTTTTAAGATCTTCAATAGCGAAGCAGATCATTCAAGAATTATTCAGCTATTGCAGTATTATAAGAAAGCGGAGCCAAATATTAGATTTTCAAGATTCAATAAATTAATAAAGAAAAATAAAATTGATTTTCAGCAGTTGCACAGTGAAAAAGAAAATCTCATTGATATCGTAGCTTATTGTATTATGCCGCCGCATTTGCACTTAGTCCTTAAACAAAGGAAAAAAAGCGGAATATCGATTTTTATGAATAATATTTTAAATAGCTATACTAGATTTTTTAATACAAAACATCAAAGAAAGGGACCGCTTTGGGAAAGCAGATTTAAAAATGTATTAGTTGAAACTAATGAATATTTGCTCCATCTTACAAGATATATGCATTTAAATCCTGTAACATCAGGACTTGTTGACGCTGCCGAGCTTTGGGAATCTTCATCTTATAAAGAATATCTCAGCCTAGTTGACAAAGATAATTTAATCTGTAATTTTAGCAATTTAATTGATATAAGCCCTAAAGAGTATAAAATTTTTGTAGAAGAGAGGACCGATTATCAGCGGGAACTTCAAAAAATTAAAAATCTAATGCTGGATTGACCATTACCACCTACGCGGTGGTAACGGTATGTATCCAAATTTCTCTTGCACGCGGACCGTCAAACTCAGCGAAATATATTCCCTGCCAAGTTCCCAGCATCAAACTGCCTTTGTCAATAATTACAGATACTGAAGACCCCATTATGCTTGCTTTTGTATGCGCATCAGAATTTCCCTCGCTGTGCGAGTAGTTCCCTTTTAAAGGAACAATTTTTTCTAAGGCTGACATAATATCGGAGGTAACATCAGGGTCAGCATTTTCATTTATTGTGATCCCCGCAGTTGTATGAGGAACAAAAACAAGGCAAACGCCGTTTTCAATTTTGCTTTTTGAAATTATTGATTGAATTTCTGACGTAATGTCAATAAATTCATTTCTTTTTTTAGTTCTAACCGTTATTTTCTGCATATTTAGGTTTTTTCTTTTAAACTTTTATTAACTTTCAAAACTTTTTAACCTTTAACGATTTTTTCCTATCTAAAGCGGTTTTTTTCCAGGTATTCCGACTTTTCTCGGGAATTCTTTCGGGCTGTTTTTTATTTTTTCAAATACAAGAATACAGTAAGTTAAATCCTGATCCGGGAGATTGTAACAAAAATGTTCAATAAATTCTCCTCCAAGTACATTATAAGCTTTTTCTACGGAGTTTATTCCGTCTTTTCCGAAAGCTGACGATTCAGTCTTGAAAATTAGGCAATGGCCGCCCACCTTTGTTAAAGGCAATGCCATTTCCAGGTTTGGGGAAAACTTTGACAACGCTCTTGAAACAACAAAATCAGATTTTTCGCGATATTTTTTGTCTTGACCTATATTTTCCGCTCTGTCATTTATTATTTCCGTGTCTGAAAGAAGAAGTTTCGCTTTTAAATTCTCCAAAAATGAGCATTTTTTTGTTATTGATTCAATGAGCTTTAAATGCATTTCAGGAATTGCGATTTTTATAGGTATTCCGGGGAATCCTGCTCCGGTACCTATATCAGCCATGTCTAACTTTTGTTTTCTAAATTTAGAAATAATTTTTAAAGCGGCCAAAGAATCGGCAAAATGGCGGAAAATTATTTCTTCGTCATTTTTAAACGACACTAAATTAAATTTCTGGTTCCATATTTTAAGTTCTGAAAGATATATCTTAAATAAGTTTATCTGATTTTCAGAAAGCGAAACGTTGAAATTATTGCAGACAAAGGTTTTAAAAGTGTTCCAAACGTTTTCTTTCATTGTTTATTCTCTATTTATATTTGAGTTTTAAAATTACCATAGTGAATACCAGAACAAAGCTGACAGAGTTTGCTAAAACTACCGGCAGAGATCTAACAAAAAAACCATAGATTATCCATAAAAGAATGCCGAACGAAAGTATGCCGAACATCTCTATTGATACATCGTGGGTTGATTTTGTTTTTATGGTTTTAATAACCTGCGGCAAAAAAGAAAATGAAGTTATAGCTCCCGCAACAAGTCCAAGAATAGTTGGAGTGTCCATTATTCTAATATCTCCTTTACATCAACGGCTTTATAAGTAATTTTCTTGTAATTAAAAGGTATTTCCAAAGCTTTTTCCGGACAAAAAGAAACGCATCTCAGGCAGTACTGGCATTTAAGCATATATTTGGGATATTCGTCCATTTCAATATTTTGCACGGGACAAATTTTAGCGCATATTCCGCATTTGGTGCATTTTTCTTTTATAAGTTTATAAGCGAAATATTTTTGGCCGATTTTTATTTTCCAAGAGGATAATAAAAGCAGTGAAAAGTAATAAAATATGTCAGATAAGACAGGGAATCGATTCCATCGGGATTTTCCGTTAACTAAATCTGAAGCATAAGTTTCTGCTTTTTCTATGCCTTTTTCAACGATTTTATTATTTATAGCATCTTTGTAAACATAGAATATGTTGCTTGGCATTTTAATTCCCTTGGCACCAATGCAAGTATACCCTTTTTTTGTCAGTATTTTCTTGATGTAGCCGAATATTCCGCCGGAAGTTCCTGCAAAAGTATCAACCGCAAATATTTCTGTCCCGTTTGCATTTGGGAGCAATCTTATAAAATCCAGAACAAAAGGGAATGTCGCAAAACCTGCTATTGGAAAAGCAAGACCTATAGTATTTTTCAAATTTATTTTTGAAGGATCGGATTTTTCTATTTTATATAAATTTACGCTTATCCCATTTCTTTCAAAAACTTCTTTCATCTTTTTTGAGACAATAAAAGTGTTTCCTGTCCCTGTAAAATAGTATAGATCAATGTTTTTTTTCATAATGTTTTTCTTTATACTTTAAATATTTTTCTCGTTCAAGAAAAATAAGCAAAACAGCTATATCTGCAGGCGTAACGCCTGGGACCCTTAAAGCCTGTCCTAAAGTTTTTGGCTTTATTTTTGATAGTTTAATGCGGGTTTCGGTAAGAAGACTTGGCACGGACTTATAGTCAAAATTTCCGGGTATGCTTTTTTCTTCCATTTTTTTCATTTTTTCTGCCTGGAACGTTTGGCGTTTTATATATCCCGAATATTTTTTTTCGATCTCTATTTCAAGCTCGATCTGTTTTATTGTCCAGGGAGTAATTTCTTTTTCTTCAGGCAAAATAAGCTTTGAGCTGGCCAGATTTTTGATTATAGCATCCTTATAGATTTCAAATTTATAGAAAAGTTTATCTGAAATAAGGCCTATTTTATGGCCAGAATCCATTAGTCTCAAATCAGCATTATCAAAACGCAAAATAAGACGATATTCAGACCTTGAGGTAAACATTCGGTAAGGTTCGTCCACTCCCTTGGTTGTAAGGTCATCAATTAAAACTCCGATATAAGATTCGTCCCTGGAAAGAACAAAAGATTCCTTTCCTTTTATTTTTAGCCCGGCATTTACTCCGGCCATAAAACCCTGCGCGGCTGCTTCTTCGTAACCCGTAGTCCCGTTTATCTGTCCCGCAAAATAAAGATTTTCAAAAAGTTTTGTTTCAAGCGTATTATACAGCTGGGTTGGGGGACAAAAATCGTACTCAATTGCATAACCGTAACGCATTATTTTTGCGTTTTCAAGCCCGCTTATGGAGTGGACTATGTTTTCCTGAATGTCATCGGGGAGGCTTGTAGATATTCCGTTAGCGTAATATTCGTTAGTATTGTATCCTTCGGGCTCAAGAAAAACCTGGTGGCGGCCCCGTTCAGAAAATCTTACAACCTTGTCCTCTATTGAAGGGCAATATCTCGGCCCGATGCTTTTGATTACCCCAGTATAAAGAGGTGAACGGTCAAGCCCTTTTCGTACAAATTCATGAGTTTTTTCGTTTGTATATGTAAGCCAGCAGGGCAGCTGTATTTTTTCTTTCTGGAATGCAATTATATCGGTGAAATGAGAAAAAGGTATCGGGGGCTGGTCGCCCGGTTGTTCCGACATTTTTGAAAAATCTATTGTTTTTCCGTTTATCCTGGGCGGAGTTCCGGTCTTTAATCTTTTTATCTCAAAACCAAGTTTAGAAAGAGAATCGGAAAGATAATTTGAAGGAGCCTCTCCGAACCGCCCGCCTTCAAAATGCGTTAAACCTAAATGAATTAGGCCTTTTAAAAATGTTCCGGTTGTAAGTATTACTGCATCAGAAATAATTTTAATTCCTGATTTTGTTTCAATCCCGGCAATTTTATTATTTTCAAGTATAATGCTTTTAGCTTCATCTTGAATGATATCAAGATTTTCTTGTTTTTCAAGAGATTCCTTCATCAAAAGGTGATAAAGATTTTTGTCGCACTGGGCGCGTGGGGACCATACCGCAGGGCCCCTGGATTTATTCAGCATCCTGAACTGAATGCCGGCGATATCCGTAATTTTTCCCATTTCGCCGCCAAGCGCATCAATATCCCTAACAATTTGGCCTTTTGCAATTCCTCCTATGGCAGGATTGCACGACATCCTTGCAATTGCATCCAGCTGCATAGTTATTATTAGGGTCTTTAAGCCCATTCTAGCGCAGGCAAGAGATGCTTCGCACCCTGCGTGTCCTGCTCCGATAACTATTACATTGTATTTATTCATAACTTTTTTAAATGAAATGATTCGGTATTAAGGTAAGTCATTTAGGTTCTTTTGCAAATTATATCAAATACGGATTACTAAAAGTTTCCTTAAAATAAAAAACGGCCAGATTGGGGGGAATCTGGCCGGTAAAGTTATTCTATAAAAATATTATTTTATTTTCAACAATTATATCATAGATATTTTTTTCTTTAAAGCAGAAAGCTGATTTAAAAGCTCATCAGGGACAGAGTTTCCGAAAGTAGAATAGAATTTTTCTATTTCTTCTATCTCCTTTGTCCAGTCGTCTTTTTTTAATTCAAATAAACCTGAAAATTTAGCGTCGTCAAAGTTAAGCCCTGAAAGATCAAGATCTTTTTTCTTGGGGATGAAGCCGAGAGCATTTTGATCAGGCTGGACTTTATCTTCAATCCTATCTATCATCCATTTGATTACGCGCGAATTATCGCGGAAACCGGGCCAAATAAATTTTCCGGCATCGTCTTTCCTGAACCAGTTTACCATAAATATTTTTGGGAGCCTTTTAACCTTTTTCTTAAAGCTTAACCAGTGGCTGAAATATTTTCCCATATTATAGCCGCAGAAGGGAAGCATGGCCATTGGGTCGCGTCTTACAACCCCGACTTGATGGAGAGCGGCTGAAGTTGTTTCCGAGCCCATTATTGAAGCCGAGAAAACTCCGTGTTCCCAGGAAAGGCTTTCATATACTAAAGGCATAGTGGATTTTCTTCTGCCGCCAAAAATTATTCCGGAAATCGGAACGCCCAAAGGGTTGTCGTATTCTTTTGAAAGCACGGGACAATTATATATTGAAGTAGTGAAACGGGAGTTTGGGTGCGCCGCGGGTTTATCTGAAGCGGGGTCAAATTTGTTTCCCTGCCAGTCTATAAGATTTTTTGGTTTTTCTTCACTAAGACCTTCCCACCAGGGCGAATTAGTATCCAAATCAAGCGCGGTATTTGTAAATAATGTCGGATAAAACTTATTATTTTTTAAGGTCTGAATCATAATTGGATTAGTGCTGTTGGATGTTCCCGGAGCCACGCCGAAAAAGCCGGATTCAGGATTTATCGCATAAAGGCGGCCGTCTTTTCCTACATTTATCCATGCTATATCGTCGCCGATTGTCCAGACCTTATATCCTTTAAGAACCGGATCAAGCATTGCTAAATTTGTTTTTCCGCAGGCAGAAGGCAAGGCGGCGAGAAGATAAGTAATTTTTTTGTCCGGAGATTCCACTCCGATAATTATCATATGTTCGGCTAGCCATCCTTCCCGTTGGCCCATCGCCGAGGCGATTCTTAAAGAAAAACACTTTTTGCCCAAAAGAGCGTTTCCGCCGTAACCTGAACCGACGCTCAATACCAGATTTTCTTCAGGAAAATGCATTATCCATCGCCTTTCGGGATTTAAGTCGCCGATAGAATGCAGCCCTTTAACAAAAGAATCCGAATCGCCGATTTTTTTTATTACTGTTTCTCCGACGCGCGTCATTATTCGCATACTCACCGCTACATAGACCGAGTCTGTGAGCTGTATACAAGGTTTGGCGTACGGGGAATCGGGATGGCCTAAAAAGTAAGGAATAACATACATCGTTCTTCCTTTCATGCAGCCGTCAAATAAGGGTTTTAATTTTGATTTTGCCTCATTAGGATCAAGCCAGTTGTTGTTTGGTCCGGCATCTTCCTTTTTGTGAGTGCAGACCACCGTAAGATGTTCTGTCCTTGCCACATCGGTTGGGTGGGAACGGTGCAAGTAAGAATTAGGAAATATTTTGTGGTTTAATTCAAAAAAAGTAAAATTTCCTGCGATTTTTTCTTTTGTCAGTCCTATCTGAATCAGACTCCTGGCCTCTTCTTCAGAACCGTTCATCCAATATATTTTGTCCGGTTTTGTTATTTCTGCTTGTTCTTGTACCCAGCTCTTAAGATATGCTGTCATTTGATTTTCCTTTCTATTTGAATTATTTACTCCAGACGATTTTTTCTGATTTTTCTAGGACTGCTTTTTTGGTGGGATAGATGTTTGAAACAATTTCTTGGGGTTCAAACCATAGCTTTATCTCTCTTTCGGCTTCGGCAGAATCAGAAGAACAATGGATGACATTTTCATAAATCCCTTTTGTAGTAATTCTTCCGTATGCTCCGCGTATAGTAACAGGATCTGCTTCTTCCGGATTAGTTGATCCGGCGATATCTCTAAGTTTTTTTATAGCGTCTTCTCCCTGGTAAACAAAAGCAAGAACCCTTTGGTATTGCTCGCCATGAAGCTTGCCTTGAATATATTTTACAAGTTCCTCAAAAAAAGGTTTGTCTTTTAGCTGTTTATAATGTTCCCGGGCAAGCTCATCCGTAACCTTTACAACCTTTGCGCCGATTATGACAAGCTTGGCTTCCGACAACTTAGTTAAAATATTGCCGGTAAGAGATTTTTTTAATCCATCGGGTTTTATCAATATAAGCAGCTGTTCAATAGCCATTTTTTAAATCCCTTTATATAAGGGTAATGAATTATAATAAAGATTAAGTTTGTTGTCAATATTTCTTTACCCTGCAGAAAAACAAAATATTATAATAATCTAAAATCTTGAAAATAGTATTTAACCTCGTTAAAGAATTCAACCAGACTTTAGATTTTCAGCGGGGTTTACAACTCTGAATAATTAATTGTATAATAGTCGGGCAGTAGAAAAGTTTTATTTTAGGGATTAGGGAGAATTATGAAAAAGATTGGAATTATCTATAATTTTCAAAAAGAAAGAGCCAGAGAAGAGATGGTTTTGATTAAGAATTGGCTTTTAAAGAAAAATTTCAAGGTAACCGTTTTGCCGTCTTCTAGCAAAAGACTTCCGCCGGTGGATCTTGCTGTTTCGCTTGGGGGGGACGGTACGATGCTTAAAGCCAGCGCTCTTTTGGCAAACGCTCAGATCCCTGTTTTGGGGATAAATATGGGATCGCTGGGATTTTTGGCTGAAACCAATCCTGAAGAATCGTATGATTTCTTGGAAAAAATTCTAAAAGGAAAATTTGAAATAGAAAAAAGGATGATGCTTGAAGTTAAGATTTATTCCAATAGTAAAATTACGAAAAATTATGCTTTGAATGAATGTATGATCCATTCCGGGAACAACGGGCGTGTTATAACAGTTTCAGCTGCAATAAATAAGGAGTTTCTTGCGGACTTTATCGGTGACGGACTAATAATTTCTACACCCACAGGATCAACAGCTTACTCGCTCGCGGCTTCAGGGCCTATTGTTTATCCGAATTTGTCCGTTTTTGTTATTACGCCGATATGCCCTCATACCCTGGCGCAAAGGCCTATGATTGTTCCTACAAAAGATGTGACTATTGAACTAAAGGTTTCCTCAAAAAATATCAAAGAAAGGCCCTCGGTTGTAATTGACGGCCAGACGGATTATTTTCTTGAAAAAGGAAACTTCGTAAATGTTTCAGTTTCGGCGAAACCTTTACTTTTGATAATTAATCCTAATAGGAAATATTTGCAGGTCTTGCGGGCTAAATTGAAATGGGGCGAACGAGGATAACGACAGTAGGTCCCGCCAATGCGGGACTCCATTTAAAATAATCAAGGGAGTCGTAGGGATTAGCGTAGCCCTGAGCGAAGTCGAAGGGTAGGTAATAGGTGACCCGAAGGGTCATTGCGAGGAATCCTTCGTTTTCACTCAGGATGACGAAGCAATCTGATAGGAAAGGTCAGGAAAATGCTTTTGAATTTAACCATAAAAAATTATGCATTGATAGAAGATCTGAGTCTTGAATTTTCCGAAGGCCTTAATATCTTTACAGGTGAAACTGGCGCGGGAAAATCGGTTATTATTGAATCCCTTAAACTTCTTTTGGGGGAAAGAGCCTCGCAGGAATTGATAAGAAAGGGAGCGAATAGCTGTCAGATTTTTGCTGAATTTGATTACCCGTCACTTAGCAAAGAAATAAAAAAATATCTTAAAGATTGCGCTCTTGATTTGTCAAATGAAGATACGCTTTTTCTGCGCAGAGAAATTGATATTTCGGGCAAAAGCCGTTCTTTTGTTAATGACATTCCGGTAAGCTTGAAGACTCTTTCTTCAATAGGAGATTACCTCGTTGATGTTCACGGCCAGCATGAACATCAGAGTCTGTTTTCCAACTTATCTCAAAGATCGATTCTAGATAATTTCGGTGATATTGAAAAACTGCTGGCAGAGATTGGGGAAAATTACTCCAAATGGAAAGAATTGTTGAGCGAAAGACAGGCTCAGGCAATGTCCGAGCAGGAAAAGCAAAGGCTTATTGATATTTATGGTTTTCAAGTCAAAGAAATTGACAACGCTTCTTTAGCTTCCGATGAAGACGAGGATCTGGAGCTAAAACTTCCTCAGCTGAAAAATGCTGAAAAATTAAAAAATCTTTCCGAAGAATCTTACCAAATGCTGTATGAAGCCGAAGGCTCGGTTATTGAAAAGCTTAGTAAAATACAAAAAATTCTTGGAAACATTAATTCTTTAAGCGGAAATCTTTCTTCAGTTGAAGATAACCTGAACAGCGCATCTGCTCAAATTGAAGAAGCTGCCAAAGAAATAGAAAATTTCAAAGAAAAA containing:
- the cgtA gene encoding Obg family GTPase CgtA; translation: MKEIVKTLNTPVKEEEIVAESVRKYVYEPDFIIAKRDDIFHIEGSKVKKLAEMTVFKEEEALRRFQNILKKMGVEKALEEKGIEEGDIVKIGKFEFVHKK
- a CDS encoding PilZ domain-containing protein, which translates into the protein MPKKAKSREERMFDRHEGELPIKVRFGDSNTFRNESMNNISLGGMSFRSSMYFEPGTELKVRAITLENAPEVEGKVVWCKRNRNSYNVGVEFHEPEAKFGIRLLEQLFHIENYRRQVKKEEGRDLTREEAAAEWIRKYAGTP
- a CDS encoding DUF6485 family protein produces the protein MAEKNCSKEKNKKKCNCTYESCPRKGICCECIEYHWFSSKELPACFFTKDAEKTYDRSLENFLKTWSKK
- a CDS encoding VanZ family protein; the protein is MYKKYFSLWVPVLIWCSVIFFFSSIPNLKTEFGFWDLILRKAAHITEYAILFLLLRRAVARTYPDLKDISVYFISGIFSILYAFSDEFHQYFVVTRGPSLADVMIDSIGGLIGLAAYLYWKKVSLGNNK
- the ychF gene encoding redox-regulated ATPase YchF, with translation MKLGIAGLPNVGKSTLFNALTKGKALIANYPFTTIEPNVGIVAIPDKRLAFLADLFQKKKVNAAVEFFDIAGLVKGASKGEGLGNKFLGNIRECEAIVEVVRCFEDKNVSHIMGQIDPLRDIEIISTELILADLETIQTRLEKLNRSVKSGDHKILVEDEFAKRLDKHLESGNPARTFAVKEEEKEFFKEYFLLTAKPILYVCNVDETFFPAMKNNFFDKITQLAKEKGGEAVPISAKMEDELQELNESDQLSFLKDFGLEESGLNRLIHSSYSLLNLLTFYTVIREECHAWTVEKDTHAPQAAGKIHTDFEKGFIKAEVMHFDDFKKLGSHNAVKDAGLVHIEGRDYIVKDGDIIEFKFHIAKE
- a CDS encoding nitroreductase family protein, coding for MESLSELINKRRSIRKYLEREVEKEKIESLIESARMAPSACNAQPWRIVVVKDKKLKDELIAKGLGGFVVPNSWAKTAPVIVVVCSDLSFFTHTMAERVQGVQYHLIDIGICMEHMALKAVELGLGTCYIGWFNGKQILKMLNLPSSWKVECLLTLGYPAEIPDATPRKPLNEISIIK
- a CDS encoding transposase; protein product: MRKDLLVTDQIYHVFSRSIAGFKIFNSEADHSRIIQLLQYYKKAEPNIRFSRFNKLIKKNKIDFQQLHSEKENLIDIVAYCIMPPHLHLVLKQRKKSGISIFMNNILNSYTRFFNTKHQRKGPLWESRFKNVLVETNEYLLHLTRYMHLNPVTSGLVDAAELWESSSYKEYLSLVDKDNLICNFSNLIDISPKEYKIFVEERTDYQRELQKIKNLMLD
- a CDS encoding secondary thiamine-phosphate synthase enzyme YjbQ, which translates into the protein MQKITVRTKKRNEFIDITSEIQSIISKSKIENGVCLVFVPHTTAGITINENADPDVTSDIMSALEKIVPLKGNYSHSEGNSDAHTKASIMGSSVSVIIDKGSLMLGTWQGIYFAEFDGPRAREIWIHTVTTA
- the rsmG gene encoding 16S rRNA (guanine(527)-N(7))-methyltransferase RsmG; the protein is MKENVWNTFKTFVCNNFNVSLSENQINLFKIYLSELKIWNQKFNLVSFKNDEEIIFRHFADSLAALKIISKFRKQKLDMADIGTGAGFPGIPIKIAIPEMHLKLIESITKKCSFLENLKAKLLLSDTEIINDRAENIGQDKKYREKSDFVVSRALSKFSPNLEMALPLTKVGGHCLIFKTESSAFGKDGINSVEKAYNVLGGEFIEHFCYNLPDQDLTYCILVFEKIKNSPKEFPRKVGIPGKKPL
- a CDS encoding SemiSWEET transporter → MDTPTILGLVAGAITSFSFLPQVIKTIKTKSTHDVSIEMFGILSFGILLWIIYGFFVRSLPVVLANSVSFVLVFTMVILKLKYK
- a CDS encoding EFR1 family ferrodoxin (N-terminal region resembles flavodoxins. C-terminal ferrodoxin region binds two 4Fe-4S clusters.); the encoded protein is MKKNIDLYYFTGTGNTFIVSKKMKEVFERNGISVNLYKIEKSDPSKINLKNTIGLAFPIAGFATFPFVLDFIRLLPNANGTEIFAVDTFAGTSGGIFGYIKKILTKKGYTCIGAKGIKMPSNIFYVYKDAINNKIVEKGIEKAETYASDLVNGKSRWNRFPVLSDIFYYFSLLLLSSWKIKIGQKYFAYKLIKEKCTKCGICAKICPVQNIEMDEYPKYMLKCQYCLRCVSFCPEKALEIPFNYKKITYKAVDVKEILE